One region of Crateriforma spongiae genomic DNA includes:
- a CDS encoding chloride channel protein, whose translation MRGFRELLKRFELHALGKWILLSLLVGIVAGLGAIIFDFLGQAVVRFSLAQFAGYSPPEAAGEHARFHHETEAVVPWMIVVVMGVGGLISGWLVYTFAPEAEGHGTDAAIDSFHNKRGRIRTRIPFVKTIASAITLGTGGSGGREGPIAQIGAGFGSWLATRLHLSDRERRIMLAAGMGAGVGAIFRAPLAGAVFAGEILYSDADMEADAVVPAASASIIAYSVYVQSLPRETRFVPLFGGGLDHVSSSPMELIAYAALALVLVLVGALYVTFFYRTHDLFKRVPIIPHLRPAIGAVLAGVLGIALLPLFGNDTRILGVLGTGYGTLQIALTAAQDLGVAFLVTVALVKIVTTALTIGSGGSGGVFGPSMVIGGCTGGAVGLVMHRWFPDVVTEPEAFAVVGMAGFFSGIARAPISTIIMVRALTGDYGLLLPTMLVTTLTFVISHRFRLYQKQAATRMDSMAHRGDFIVDVLEGLKVGDVYQPNRDITLIPEGMTVDDIVHRLAYCHQHYFPVVDDQGKMVGIFSDDDVRAYLYDQTLWKLAVARDVMVDQFISVSPDDDLNTAVRRFTSHNIDELPVLDPQRPGTFLGMLRRKESIAAYNRRLMELKNASAEDAS comes from the coding sequence GTGAGAGGATTTCGTGAGCTGCTGAAAAGATTCGAACTGCACGCCCTGGGAAAGTGGATTCTGTTGTCTCTGTTGGTCGGCATTGTGGCCGGCTTGGGGGCAATCATCTTTGATTTCTTGGGCCAAGCGGTCGTGCGCTTTTCGCTGGCCCAGTTCGCGGGTTATTCGCCGCCGGAAGCGGCCGGCGAACACGCTCGTTTCCATCATGAAACTGAAGCGGTTGTGCCGTGGATGATCGTCGTCGTGATGGGCGTCGGCGGATTGATTTCCGGTTGGCTGGTGTACACGTTCGCGCCGGAGGCGGAAGGCCACGGGACGGACGCGGCGATTGATTCTTTCCACAACAAACGTGGCCGGATACGCACGCGGATTCCGTTCGTCAAAACGATCGCTTCGGCAATCACGTTGGGGACCGGTGGATCCGGCGGGCGTGAAGGCCCGATTGCTCAAATCGGCGCAGGCTTCGGTTCATGGCTGGCGACGCGACTGCATCTGTCCGATCGAGAACGTCGAATCATGCTGGCCGCCGGCATGGGGGCGGGAGTCGGCGCTATTTTTCGCGCTCCGTTGGCCGGTGCGGTTTTCGCCGGCGAAATTCTGTACAGCGACGCGGACATGGAAGCCGACGCCGTGGTCCCCGCTGCGTCGGCGTCGATCATCGCTTACAGCGTTTACGTCCAATCGTTGCCACGCGAAACCCGCTTTGTGCCCTTATTCGGTGGGGGATTGGATCACGTCAGCAGTTCGCCGATGGAATTGATTGCATACGCCGCATTGGCGTTGGTGCTGGTCTTGGTGGGCGCGTTGTACGTCACGTTCTTTTACCGAACCCACGACCTGTTCAAACGCGTTCCGATCATCCCACACCTTCGGCCGGCGATCGGCGCGGTGTTGGCCGGCGTTCTGGGGATCGCGTTGTTGCCGTTGTTCGGAAACGACACTCGGATTCTGGGGGTCTTGGGTACCGGTTACGGGACGCTGCAAATTGCGTTGACTGCGGCGCAGGATTTGGGCGTCGCATTCTTGGTGACCGTGGCACTGGTCAAAATCGTTACAACGGCGTTGACGATCGGTTCGGGCGGCAGCGGTGGTGTGTTCGGGCCGTCGATGGTGATCGGCGGTTGCACCGGTGGCGCCGTCGGCTTGGTGATGCATCGATGGTTTCCCGATGTGGTGACCGAACCCGAAGCCTTTGCGGTGGTCGGCATGGCAGGCTTCTTTTCCGGAATCGCGCGAGCACCGATTTCCACGATCATCATGGTTCGTGCGTTAACGGGAGACTACGGATTGTTGTTGCCGACGATGTTGGTGACGACGTTGACCTTTGTCATCAGTCACCGTTTCCGGCTGTATCAAAAACAGGCCGCCACGCGGATGGATTCGATGGCCCACCGCGGCGACTTCATCGTCGACGTGTTGGAAGGTCTAAAGGTCGGGGATGTCTACCAACCTAATCGCGACATCACGCTGATCCCCGAGGGCATGACGGTCGACGACATCGTTCACCGATTGGCCTACTGTCACCAGCACTATTTTCCCGTCGTCGATGACCAGGGAAAAATGGTCGGCATCTTCAGCGACGACGACGTTCGGGCATACCTATACGACCAGACGCTATGGAAACTGGCGGTGGCACGCGACGTTATGGTGGATCAATTCATCAGTGTTTCGCCGGATGATGATTTGAACACGGCCGTCCGTCGATTCACGTCGCACAACATTGATGAATTACCCGTGCTGGATCCCCAGCGGCCAGGCACGTTTTTGGGAATGCTGCGTCGTAAAGAATCCATCGCCGCCTACAACCGGCGTTTGATGGAATTGAAAAATGCATCGGCCGAAGACGCGTCCTAG
- a CDS encoding helix-turn-helix domain-containing protein has translation MTRTKNQPKRQTVDRFRVFNAFIDFTLRELSRTESAVWLVLYRDTKPDGIAKTSQADIAKRCGMSDRTVRRVIRRLEQLGLLLVVHRGGLQQGATAYRVFPMSRERLDKL, from the coding sequence ATGACCCGGACGAAAAACCAGCCGAAGCGGCAAACGGTCGACCGCTTTCGGGTTTTTAATGCGTTCATCGACTTCACGCTGCGAGAACTGAGCCGGACGGAATCGGCGGTTTGGTTGGTTCTGTACCGCGACACGAAACCGGACGGCATCGCGAAGACATCGCAAGCCGACATTGCGAAGCGTTGCGGGATGTCCGACCGAACCGTCCGCCGAGTCATCCGCCGGCTGGAACAACTCGGCTTGCTGCTGGTGGTTCATCGCGGCGGATTACAGCAAGGAGCGACGGCCTACCGGGTGTTTCCAATGAGCCGCGAACGACTCGACAAGCTGTGA
- a CDS encoding DnaB-like helicase C-terminal domain-containing protein — protein MTAANFIRCDRLFDDWQDDVLHGEPPRRYDIGPGLEHVRLGPGTVSLLGGSPGMGKTAFAMQCIVSAMTADASLRACVCNVEMPPERLLERQLSRLSGVGLDYIQNRQLGERQRDKLDAAFDVIDDIAERLVFVRAPMTLENVAAAADDIDAELVVLDYIQRIRPVGRHDDKRGSVDATMDSIRRFADAGCCVLALSAVGRSKDAKGRTSYAGDGLSLASFRESSELEYGADDAYLLVPAKDAEQDADDAVIDVTLRQLKSRYGQPTDCDLTFDRSVQSFEPTEPPMTEEHRQLREAIAGLWGEG, from the coding sequence ATGACCGCCGCAAACTTCATCCGGTGCGACCGTCTGTTCGATGACTGGCAAGACGACGTTTTGCATGGCGAACCGCCGCGCCGATACGACATCGGGCCGGGATTGGAACACGTCCGGCTCGGTCCGGGGACCGTCTCTTTGTTGGGCGGTTCACCCGGCATGGGCAAGACGGCGTTTGCCATGCAGTGCATCGTCTCTGCGATGACCGCTGACGCATCGTTGCGTGCGTGCGTCTGCAATGTCGAGATGCCGCCGGAACGGCTGTTAGAGCGGCAACTGAGCCGGTTATCGGGGGTGGGACTGGACTACATTCAAAACCGCCAGCTAGGCGAACGGCAACGCGACAAGCTAGACGCGGCTTTTGATGTCATCGACGACATCGCCGAGCGTCTGGTGTTTGTGCGAGCACCGATGACGCTTGAGAACGTCGCGGCAGCGGCGGACGACATCGACGCCGAGTTGGTGGTCTTGGACTACATCCAACGAATCCGGCCGGTCGGTCGGCACGACGACAAACGCGGTTCGGTTGATGCGACGATGGATTCGATACGGCGGTTCGCCGACGCAGGTTGCTGCGTCCTGGCGTTGTCGGCGGTCGGACGTTCGAAGGATGCGAAAGGCCGCACGAGCTACGCCGGCGACGGCTTGTCGCTGGCATCCTTCCGGGAATCGTCAGAGCTTGAATATGGTGCCGATGACGCCTACCTACTGGTCCCCGCAAAGGACGCCGAACAGGACGCCGACGACGCGGTTATCGACGTGACATTGCGGCAACTGAAAAGCCGCTACGGACAGCCGACCGATTGCGACCTGACGTTCGACCGCTCGGTCCAATCGTTTGAACCGACCGAACCGCCGATGACCGAGGAACACCGGCAACTTCGCGAGGCGATTGCGGGATTGTGGGGTGAGGGATGA
- a CDS encoding DNA primase, producing MTNAMPLGYRIVGPCSRERRLVDYDRAFAAYADCDDLAQIEREGFLSPFQYDDAIRSRVVRPDGTLDVRRYAGPHWSRFLWFDIDDDGNIDRATASARRLVAWVLERYQVDESELLVFFSGSKGFHVGLPTSLFVAKPSDVFGRVARQVAEDIAAKAAVRLDTAIYNIVQPLRAPNSRHGKTGRHKRFLTVDELRQVRPAAIVDRSAEPLAFDLPETPAADERAVADWQAACEQTNRQAEAVRCCDNDRTELNRSTLEFIRDGADEGDRHRLLYSAAANLAELGCPSRLAHALLTESALDSGLPPADVRRAINNGLSKGDTE from the coding sequence ATGACCAATGCGATGCCGCTGGGGTATCGCATTGTTGGACCGTGCAGCCGCGAACGCCGTTTGGTCGATTATGACCGAGCGTTCGCGGCTTATGCGGATTGCGATGACCTGGCACAAATTGAAAGGGAAGGTTTCTTATCGCCTTTCCAATACGACGATGCGATTCGGTCGCGGGTGGTCCGACCGGATGGAACGTTGGACGTTCGCCGTTACGCCGGTCCGCATTGGTCGCGGTTTTTGTGGTTCGACATCGACGACGATGGCAACATCGACCGGGCGACCGCTTCGGCTCGGCGGTTGGTCGCTTGGGTGTTGGAGCGATACCAAGTCGATGAATCCGAGCTTCTGGTGTTCTTCAGTGGTTCAAAAGGTTTTCACGTTGGCCTACCGACATCACTGTTCGTCGCCAAACCGTCGGACGTGTTCGGCCGGGTGGCTCGGCAGGTTGCCGAGGACATCGCCGCGAAAGCCGCTGTCCGTCTCGACACGGCGATTTACAACATCGTCCAGCCATTGCGAGCACCGAACAGCCGCCACGGCAAGACGGGACGTCACAAGCGATTCCTGACGGTCGATGAGCTGAGGCAGGTTCGACCGGCGGCGATTGTGGATCGCTCGGCCGAACCGTTGGCGTTCGACCTGCCGGAAACACCGGCAGCCGACGAACGAGCGGTCGCGGACTGGCAAGCAGCTTGCGAACAGACGAACCGACAAGCCGAAGCGGTCCGGTGTTGCGACAACGACCGGACCGAGTTGAACCGCTCGACATTGGAGTTTATCCGCGACGGTGCGGACGAAGGCGACCGGCACCGGCTTTTGTACTCGGCGGCGGCAAACTTGGCCGAGCTGGGCTGTCCGTCGCGACTTGCTCATGCGTTGCTGACTGAATCGGCTTTGGACTCGGGTTTGCCGCCGGCCGATGTCCGCCGAGCGATTAACAACGGATTGTCGAAGGGGGACACGGAATGA
- a CDS encoding DUF669 domain-containing protein: MGKLSSILRQQGSLDTIKSAWDTTAAAADNDILPKGEYVADIVAGEAIESRTKGTPGYRLTFEVAEGEHAGGRFWHECWFTEAAMSRTKRDLSKLGVTDLEQLEQPLPAVFRCKVKLAIRRDDDGNEGNRVRRFEVVEVITPEPDAFAPDGGSENASESGETF, from the coding sequence ATGGGAAAGCTATCTAGTATCTTACGCCAGCAAGGCAGCTTGGACACCATAAAATCGGCTTGGGATACCACGGCCGCCGCGGCCGACAATGACATTTTGCCAAAGGGCGAATACGTCGCCGACATTGTGGCGGGTGAGGCTATCGAAAGTCGCACCAAAGGGACGCCGGGATACCGGCTGACCTTCGAAGTGGCCGAAGGCGAGCACGCCGGCGGCCGGTTCTGGCATGAATGCTGGTTCACCGAGGCCGCAATGTCGCGAACAAAACGCGACCTTTCAAAGCTGGGTGTCACCGACCTGGAACAACTTGAACAGCCATTGCCGGCTGTGTTCCGTTGCAAGGTAAAGCTGGCCATCCGCCGCGACGATGACGGCAACGAAGGGAACCGTGTGCGTCGTTTCGAGGTTGTTGAAGTCATCACCCCGGAACCGGATGCGTTCGCACCGGACGGCGGCAGTGAGAACGCATCCGAAAGCGGGGAGACGTTCTGA
- a CDS encoding helix-turn-helix domain-containing protein: MHRLNFYTVQEVADILRIHKESARSLIARGEIEGMAIGRGKQRRKWRVSEAALEDFIRRRTEQSQPGPKPQRTPAVKPKRQWV; this comes from the coding sequence ATGCACCGTCTGAACTTCTACACCGTTCAAGAAGTCGCCGACATCTTGCGGATTCACAAGGAGTCCGCGCGTTCGCTGATTGCCAGAGGCGAAATCGAAGGCATGGCAATCGGTCGCGGTAAGCAACGCCGCAAGTGGCGCGTGAGCGAAGCCGCATTAGAAGACTTCATTCGCCGGCGGACCGAGCAGTCACAACCCGGTCCCAAGCCACAACGCACACCGGCAGTCAAACCCAAACGTCAATGGGTATGA
- a CDS encoding tyrosine-type recombinase/integrase, translated as MTAKSVSSRGRKASKPSKPRKDFPLFAHASGQWAKKVRGRLHYFGKWDNPVAAEAKWERDKLALLEGRDPNRDDTGDTVGWLCNVFMDSKQRQADRGELKLRTRDDYHAACKHVASFFGRGRRLETLTPQDFERYRNSLPSSWSPTTVNNQLRLSRTLFKYANDIGATDRPILFRIGLKAVPASIVRKSAARKPDKVFTAAEVHRMLAHADASMTAFIMLGLNAAYGPADIGRLKVADIDFGKSWLGVERGKTGVARGCWLWPETVSALRKAIADRKPTGDPSLDELAFLTRFGRQYSPDNDKTAAIAQAFAKVKDAAGIEKTGVGHYALRHTFRTVAGDAMDREAVDFIMGHMDASMSGNYRHGIDPKRVKAVCQHVRKWFRAGKPKRSTKGGA; from the coding sequence ATGACCGCCAAAAGTGTATCGTCGCGTGGGCGAAAGGCCAGTAAGCCATCTAAGCCACGCAAGGACTTTCCGCTGTTCGCACACGCAAGTGGTCAGTGGGCAAAGAAGGTTCGCGGACGTCTCCACTACTTCGGTAAGTGGGACAATCCCGTCGCGGCAGAGGCCAAGTGGGAACGCGACAAGCTGGCTTTGCTTGAAGGCAGGGACCCCAACCGGGACGACACCGGCGACACGGTGGGATGGCTCTGCAATGTCTTCATGGATAGCAAGCAGAGACAAGCCGACCGTGGGGAACTGAAGTTACGCACCCGCGACGACTATCACGCCGCGTGCAAGCACGTCGCCAGTTTCTTTGGACGCGGCCGACGACTTGAAACACTGACGCCGCAAGACTTCGAGCGATACCGAAATTCGCTTCCGTCCAGTTGGTCGCCGACGACGGTCAACAATCAATTGCGATTGTCGCGGACGCTGTTCAAGTACGCCAACGACATCGGAGCCACCGACCGTCCGATTCTGTTCCGTATCGGCTTGAAAGCGGTCCCAGCGTCGATTGTCCGCAAGTCGGCGGCACGAAAGCCGGACAAGGTATTCACGGCGGCCGAAGTCCATCGAATGCTGGCACACGCCGATGCGTCGATGACGGCGTTCATCATGCTGGGTCTGAATGCCGCCTATGGTCCGGCAGACATCGGACGGCTGAAAGTCGCGGACATCGACTTCGGCAAAAGCTGGCTTGGCGTGGAGCGTGGCAAGACCGGCGTGGCGCGTGGCTGTTGGCTTTGGCCGGAAACCGTGTCAGCACTCCGCAAAGCAATCGCCGACCGCAAGCCGACCGGCGACCCATCGCTGGATGAGTTGGCATTCCTGACACGGTTCGGTCGCCAGTATTCGCCGGACAATGACAAGACGGCGGCGATTGCACAGGCATTCGCAAAGGTGAAAGACGCCGCCGGAATCGAAAAGACTGGCGTGGGTCACTACGCACTACGCCACACGTTCCGCACCGTCGCGGGTGATGCGATGGACCGCGAAGCCGTCGACTTCATCATGGGTCACATGGATGCGTCGATGAGTGGCAACTATCGGCATGGCATCGACCCCAAGCGGGTGAAAGCGGTCTGCCAGCACGTTCGCAAATGGTTCCGAGCCGGCAAGCCGAAGCGGTCGACGAAAGGCGGTGCGTGA
- a CDS encoding outer membrane protein assembly factor BamB family protein, with the protein MRGYDQAFYVIAADVSESDDGGDPSLFYASSAEHCVRRLDAATGEVLWTYFVDAPVRITPTLDGNRLYFAADDGCVYCLAARSGELVWKFTARSDGRQIVNNGNLIPEWPIRTGVTVLDGIAYFAASLLPWNQSYFYAVDAATGQQIYCVEQADATFEGPLVASPKHLIAPQGRVAPLLLDRDNGQLLGQLSGGGGSFCVLVDESTMIHGPGNKAGWMTVSSTESREKIATHESARRVVHVDDVTYFCTAKDIVAYDTSQEQLWSTTLGETLDLIAADGVLLAAGVGQIAALEPENGDLLWSLPVNGRVKGLAIDQGRLFASLDDGTIIAYQRAGNGQATTANVEPIEVNEEFSDSPNTKFAKSAADVSGHRVAVGPWLRFAADGTAEVNWISSQPCASKLVFRSGGHTREIEDAQATTEHRVVIGDLQPRHIYHYKIVEQVDGRSVSTAWYECDTFFNYHRDRSSIVGGAGASGGTDTRYDSLAGELAGLFENSKGLCLVLGASDGARFAEALARATEMRIHVLDPDAQRVEAARRRLVEAGVYGVMVSVRAMSSEQIQSVTDRIATVVTSGAMIGGRDCPYDRNEMDRLVSPNGLVAISNRSTEKQDGQDLTWQIRQGKRLQGSGDWSHVYGRPDNAAYAGEELDHCTSADDLAVQWIGRPGPRYQSDRSGRKTPPLSVAGRLFLQGLDRIVCVDAYNGSVLWSLETPYFSRFNLPRDCGNWCADERFVYALIRDHCWKIDAVTGDVRTTWRIPDEGLPAVDGGYAWGYVGRSDDALVGSVNRADANWTDYFGGPGWYDATTGEETRKIVSDRLFVIDADTGKQRWATDRLILNTTITIDDGLVYFAEVAGDQIGGGDARRLEGEPFWDAVRLVALDLKDGRQVWTRPIQGRRGDVAFWMAVSQGRLITVASADVKFDVRAYDSRTGEPIWDNEAAWGKGKADHGTHLSRPAIVNDQVIVRPAVFSLSSGQRSPDDMPVSGCGTYACSSDAMFFRAWSGQQFAMWSPKTNEYTRWSRLRPDCWLSTIPASGLLLSPEGGGGCSCGNWLETSLAFIPKSQLSQFPDAGPKDAVADPAASTGTGAGQ; encoded by the coding sequence ATGCGCGGATACGATCAAGCGTTTTATGTGATCGCGGCTGACGTTTCGGAGTCCGATGATGGCGGTGACCCCAGTTTGTTTTACGCCTCATCGGCGGAACACTGTGTTCGTCGTTTGGATGCGGCGACCGGTGAAGTGCTGTGGACTTACTTTGTCGATGCTCCGGTTCGCATTACGCCGACGTTGGATGGCAATCGGCTTTACTTTGCCGCGGACGACGGTTGTGTTTATTGCCTGGCTGCGCGTTCGGGCGAACTGGTTTGGAAATTCACGGCGCGGTCGGACGGACGGCAGATCGTCAATAACGGCAACTTGATCCCCGAGTGGCCGATCCGTACCGGCGTCACGGTGCTGGATGGGATTGCCTATTTCGCGGCGTCGCTTTTGCCTTGGAATCAGTCGTATTTCTATGCGGTCGATGCAGCCACGGGACAGCAGATTTATTGCGTGGAACAAGCCGATGCGACCTTCGAAGGCCCCTTGGTGGCATCGCCCAAGCATTTGATCGCTCCGCAAGGACGTGTCGCGCCGCTGTTGTTGGATCGCGATAACGGTCAGCTTCTGGGGCAGCTTTCCGGTGGCGGTGGATCGTTCTGTGTCTTGGTGGACGAATCGACCATGATCCATGGACCGGGGAACAAGGCCGGATGGATGACGGTCAGCAGCACGGAATCACGTGAAAAGATCGCGACGCATGAATCGGCACGCCGTGTGGTGCACGTGGATGACGTGACGTATTTCTGCACCGCCAAAGATATCGTCGCTTACGACACGTCGCAGGAGCAATTGTGGTCAACGACGCTGGGCGAAACATTGGATTTGATCGCCGCCGATGGCGTCTTGTTGGCGGCCGGCGTGGGCCAGATCGCGGCGCTAGAACCTGAAAACGGCGATTTGCTTTGGTCGTTACCGGTCAACGGACGCGTCAAGGGACTGGCCATCGACCAGGGGCGTTTGTTCGCCAGCTTGGACGATGGCACGATCATCGCATACCAGCGTGCGGGCAATGGCCAGGCGACCACGGCGAATGTCGAACCGATCGAAGTCAACGAGGAGTTTTCGGATTCGCCAAATACGAAGTTTGCAAAGTCGGCGGCGGATGTTTCGGGGCACCGCGTCGCCGTCGGACCATGGTTACGGTTCGCAGCCGATGGAACGGCCGAAGTGAACTGGATCAGCAGCCAGCCGTGTGCGTCCAAATTGGTCTTCCGCAGCGGTGGACATACCCGTGAGATTGAAGATGCCCAGGCAACGACGGAGCATCGCGTGGTCATCGGCGATCTGCAGCCCAGGCACATCTATCACTACAAGATCGTCGAGCAAGTCGATGGTCGCTCGGTTTCCACGGCTTGGTACGAATGCGACACGTTCTTTAACTACCATCGGGATCGTTCAAGTATCGTGGGGGGGGCCGGAGCGAGCGGCGGAACGGACACCCGCTACGATTCGCTTGCCGGTGAATTGGCCGGGCTGTTTGAAAATTCCAAAGGACTGTGCTTGGTATTGGGGGCCAGCGATGGGGCACGTTTCGCCGAAGCGTTGGCGCGTGCAACCGAAATGCGCATTCACGTGTTGGATCCGGACGCCCAGCGGGTCGAAGCGGCAAGGCGGCGCCTGGTCGAAGCCGGCGTCTATGGCGTCATGGTCAGCGTGCGGGCGATGAGTTCCGAACAGATTCAATCGGTGACCGATCGGATTGCCACGGTGGTCACGTCGGGGGCGATGATTGGCGGACGGGACTGTCCCTATGACAGAAACGAAATGGATCGCTTGGTCAGCCCCAACGGGCTGGTGGCGATTTCCAACCGATCAACGGAAAAGCAGGACGGTCAGGATCTGACTTGGCAAATTCGTCAAGGAAAACGACTGCAAGGCAGTGGTGATTGGAGCCATGTGTACGGTCGGCCTGACAACGCGGCGTATGCAGGCGAAGAACTGGATCACTGTACCAGTGCCGATGATTTGGCGGTGCAGTGGATCGGTCGCCCGGGCCCACGCTATCAGTCAGACCGCAGCGGCCGAAAGACGCCGCCGTTGTCGGTTGCCGGCCGGCTATTCCTGCAGGGGCTGGACCGTATCGTTTGCGTTGATGCCTACAACGGATCGGTGTTGTGGTCGCTGGAAACACCGTACTTCAGTCGATTCAACCTGCCTCGTGATTGCGGCAATTGGTGTGCGGACGAACGTTTCGTCTATGCGTTGATACGCGATCACTGCTGGAAGATCGATGCGGTCACCGGCGATGTCCGCACGACTTGGCGGATCCCCGACGAAGGCTTGCCGGCGGTCGACGGGGGTTATGCGTGGGGATACGTCGGCAGGTCCGATGACGCGTTGGTAGGAAGTGTGAATCGAGCCGACGCGAACTGGACCGACTACTTTGGCGGCCCGGGCTGGTACGACGCGACGACGGGCGAAGAAACGCGAAAGATCGTTAGCGATCGTTTGTTCGTGATCGACGCGGACACCGGCAAGCAGCGATGGGCGACCGATCGGCTGATTTTGAACACCACGATCACGATCGATGACGGCTTGGTGTACTTCGCCGAAGTCGCCGGAGATCAGATCGGTGGTGGTGACGCGCGGCGTCTGGAGGGCGAACCCTTTTGGGACGCCGTCCGTTTGGTGGCGTTGGACTTGAAAGACGGACGTCAAGTTTGGACGCGTCCGATTCAGGGCCGACGCGGTGACGTCGCGTTTTGGATGGCCGTGTCGCAGGGCCGGCTGATCACGGTCGCATCGGCGGATGTGAAGTTCGATGTTCGCGCGTATGACAGTCGGACGGGCGAACCCATTTGGGACAACGAAGCGGCGTGGGGAAAAGGGAAGGCGGATCACGGGACGCACTTGTCACGACCGGCCATTGTCAACGACCAAGTCATCGTTCGGCCGGCGGTGTTCAGTCTTTCCAGCGGCCAGCGGTCCCCCGACGATATGCCCGTCAGCGGATGCGGGACGTATGCCTGCAGCAGTGATGCGATGTTCTTTCGCGCTTGGTCCGGCCAGCAGTTTGCAATGTGGAGTCCCAAGACGAACGAGTACACGCGTTGGAGCCGACTGCGACCGGACTGTTGGCTCAGCACGATTCCCGCTTCGGGGCTGTTGCTGTCGCCCGAGGGTGGTGGTGGGTGCAGTTGCGGGAATTGGCTGGAGACATCGTTGGCCTTCATTCCCAAGTCGCAATTGTCTCAATTTCCCGACGCGGGCCCAAAGGATGCCGTCGCTGATCCGGCGGCGTCGACTGGCACCGGGGCGGGGCAATGA
- a CDS encoding DUF1559 domain-containing protein encodes MEKNHITVDHPAKPKGFTLVELLVVIAIIGILVGLLLPAVQSARGAARRMQCTNRLKQLGLAIHNFESAYKGLPMLGEAQEGGHWSAFILPFMEQQSLYEKLSFGSVNWASSAAINDASLDSPNEVFRQIAACELSVTGFQCPSSTALEPIFDASCYSPPWFVAARQPANYLAVVTGRQPNDWKPSFGWGRTNRGTWGDGQTTLHHSELDGMIITREPDKARISQGGMVGNRFRDVIDGLSNTLMIGEAEPDLFPPTDYTRQENQNAGRKDHWAIGGDDFDNWEGTDWSEMGGSTAVAINYEKPVDDRFSDRSETWAAYEVSFGSNHPGGAQFCLGDGSVRFITESVDQVVYSALGTRDGREVEANEIEQ; translated from the coding sequence ATGGAAAAGAACCACATCACCGTGGATCACCCGGCAAAGCCGAAGGGATTCACCTTGGTCGAACTACTCGTCGTCATTGCCATCATTGGCATTCTTGTAGGCCTGTTGCTGCCAGCGGTGCAAAGCGCCCGTGGCGCCGCGCGACGCATGCAATGCACCAATCGCCTGAAGCAACTGGGGTTGGCGATTCATAACTTCGAGAGCGCCTACAAGGGCTTGCCCATGTTGGGCGAGGCTCAGGAAGGCGGCCATTGGTCGGCATTCATTCTGCCGTTCATGGAACAGCAAAGCTTGTACGAAAAGCTGTCGTTCGGCAGCGTGAACTGGGCATCTAGCGCGGCGATCAACGACGCTTCGCTGGATTCACCGAACGAAGTGTTTCGACAGATTGCCGCGTGCGAGCTGAGCGTTACCGGGTTTCAGTGCCCTTCATCAACTGCGTTGGAACCGATCTTCGACGCGTCTTGCTATTCGCCGCCATGGTTTGTGGCTGCCCGGCAACCGGCGAACTACTTGGCCGTCGTGACGGGTCGGCAACCCAATGACTGGAAGCCTTCGTTCGGTTGGGGCCGAACCAATCGGGGAACATGGGGCGACGGCCAAACCACGCTTCACCACAGCGAACTGGACGGCATGATCATCACCCGTGAACCCGACAAGGCACGCATCAGCCAAGGCGGCATGGTCGGCAATCGTTTTCGCGATGTCATCGATGGCTTGTCCAACACTTTGATGATCGGTGAAGCCGAACCGGATCTGTTCCCGCCCACCGATTACACCCGCCAAGAAAATCAGAACGCCGGACGCAAAGACCACTGGGCCATCGGCGGTGACGACTTTGACAACTGGGAAGGCACCGATTGGTCGGAGATGGGCGGATCCACCGCTGTCGCCATCAACTACGAAAAACCCGTTGACGATCGATTCTCCGATCGCTCGGAAACCTGGGCCGCCTACGAGGTCAGCTTCGGCAGCAATCACCCCGGCGGTGCGCAATTCTGCCTGGGCGATGGATCGGTGCGCTTCATCACCGAGTCGGTGGACCAAGTGGTTTACAGCGCGTTGGGCACTCGTGACGGCCGTGAGGTCGAAGCCAACGAGATCGAGCAATAG